DNA from Garra rufa chromosome 5, GarRuf1.0, whole genome shotgun sequence:
ggaaataaaatgcatgttatttatttagtactggccttaaTAAgagttcacataaaagatgtttacatatagtccacaagagaaaataatggttgaatttataaaaatgaccgttTAAGTTTAGatgcgcttgattcttaataatgtgttgttacctgaatgatccacagctgtgttttttatttagtgatagctgttcatgagtctcttgtttgtcctgaacagttaaactgcccgctgttcttcagaaaaatccttcagatcccacaaatcttttggtttttcagcatttttgtgtatttgaaccctttccaacaatgactatggttttgagatctatcttttcacactgaggacaactgagggactcatatgcaactatttcagaaggttcaaatgttcaatGATGCTCCAGGATGAAAAACAATGCAGGGGTGTAAGATTTTGAACAGACtgaaggtgtgtacatttttcttgttttgcctaaatgtcattatttttatcatttagtactgcccttaagaagctacagaagatacttacatggttcccagaagataaaataagagaaatttaccctgatcttctaaTGTTCTAgtcttaatgcatcttgtttccttctgaagcatcagtgagcatttgaaccttctgtaatagttggacCTAATAGAAATAGAACCTCAGTTATACTGTACATCTCAAagtcgttggaaagggttcaaatacacaaattttgtgggacctgaaggatttttcttaagaacagcagacagtttaactgttcaggacaaacaaggaactcatgaacaaccatcacaaaaaaaaaaaagaaacagctgtggatctttcaagGTAACAGCTtagtattaagaatgaagtgtatgtaaacttttaaacggggtcatttttatcaattcaacttattttctcttatatgtaaacgtcttattcaggtcagtactaagtaggttctgcaaggtgcatgtaaacttttgacctcaactgtaaatgcacCATGCTCATGGTAATGTGTGTTAATAAAAGAACTCAACTATTAtgtgaataataaaaaataacgttttatttccacagaagaaaaagatGTACATTACATTTTACTGAAATATTTACAATCTAGTTTGAGAAGTGCATCCTCCGTCGGTGATGGCATGTCAAACAGAATCACTCAACCCGTTCTGCAGAGGACGTGGCCAATTTAAAAACAATTTCATCATCACAATGCATCCAAATCCTCATCAGTCCACTCCTGTAAAACAGAAAACCCATAAACTTCAAGCGGTAGCCAGAAGATGCGCATCTGAGGAGCAAATAATCTTCAAATACACTTACTTCCTCAGCCACCATCTGCCTTTTCACGACGTGATCATCATCTTCATATCCATGTTTTCTTTTCCTGAAGGACATGGACAGAGGAAAGCATCAGAACCACAAACAGTTACCATCCAAAGACTGCATTCATTTCGTAACAGTCTCACACACATCAAAGCATGCAAACTAGTGTTGCTCATTGTAGCTCATTAACTGTGTAGTTGTCAATCATATGTAGCTGTTGTCCGTGCCAATTTGTTCTTTAACTGTAGCCTGAACAGAAATGATCTTGTTGTGAACTAGAAGAAATTCTGAGCACACAGGGTGAAGAACAAGATGATCCATAGCATGTAGACATTACAATGCCATGACCTTCTGAcagtgctaccatcagtccttcAAGACTTAATCCTGAAAGGTCGCCATGCctaattctgtctttattttgcAGAACTGAATGTACCTTTATGGCTGTAGCAACCACTATCCAGATCCTCTGAAAGAAAAGATTGCTAGCAAAGACAGCAAGACTTGTTCTCCCCAGATGCAAAGGAAGACGGTGGATGCTCAGACTTTAGTTAGGCAACACACTGCCAATTTCAATCTCAAACCAACAGATTCAAAAGCCATCAAAGAGATGGTTAGAGATCTTCCTTGACTGGAAATGATGAATCTTCAACAGAATAACCAAAATTAAGCATCAATCTGAAATGCTTGTTGACTTGACCCCTCATGGAGACGTCTGCGAAATCAACTTGGATCTGACCCTCGCTGGTATAACCGACGCTTGGAGCCGTGAGCGCTTGACTGGTATCTGTAGCGAGCGAGAACTCTGGCACCGCGTTGCTCTTGACCATCAGGGAAGCGAGATGCACTTATGGTGCAAGCCTTAAGAAACCGTCTACACTCAGTTGTACCGCACAACCTCTTCCTGTTTTCGACTGCGGTTTCAGATGCAGGCAGGCACAGATCCTAAAGATAGCGACTGATTCCTATCTTACCTTCTGAGCCGCTTCGCCTGACAAGATGCTGCATCCTGGCTTTTATCTCCAAACCAGTGTTTGTATGTGATACATGAGCAGATCAGTGAGACCGATTCAATTTTGGAGGATAGATTACACGAGGCTGCTGCATGCGTCCACTTTTAATAACCTGGCCCCTGTTCTTCCACCTAACCTACGATGGCTCAAGCTCAAATTAATTTTAAAGCTTTTCACCAAAATGGGCCGAGTAGATTATGGGCTTCCTGGTTTATTTCACATCACAAAAGCATCAAACATCAAGACCTACTGAgtataaaaatacattattttactaTTCGTGTTTATCAAACTAGCTTGAGTTAATTTGGCTGTTTCTTGATGTGTATTATTACTCCTTGAATTACGTAAAAATGTCCTTTTGTTCCGTACTCTCTGATTCCTGTACAAATGTACAGTGGAGATAACTGATAGCAATACCATGGTACTCTTATATACATCATTGTCATCAATGATTACCATGGTAGAAGTCCAAAAAACTGGTTTAACCTTTGTGCCACATCCTAAAAACATGGTAATTCTGTATATTCAGTGTATATTCGCTACAACTGACTTGAAACGGCTCACTTTGTACTCATTCATCTACAGCTGATGTAGGGGATTCTCTACAGTACATTTAGCTGCATTTTATTACCCGGCAAATCTTAAGAAGAGCATGATGCAGATTTaccaattttttttgtatttcaggtagctcatgtatttttatttttatattttatactcaAAAACCACAACTTTTGCATCTTAGATACAAAACACCAAGTTACTAACCTGGCTGAATAAAACTCTTAGTATGATTAgttttgtgtgtttatttaatatatttgattTGTATCAATcttatattttctaaaaaatactcACAAGTTTGTAGCAAATTCTGCATGAATCCTTTCCAGTTTCTGTTTGCAGGCATTGACCTCCTCTGCTTTGGGAAGCTCGTATGCTTTAACAAGACTTGTCATTCCTGTAATCAAAACAGACACAATATTATGGTCTACATGGTACATTTTATATCCGTAATGTGCCAATAACAAATAATTCATAATCTTTAATGACAAAAGTTGTCCTTAAATAATTGGTTTGCACCAAACCAGTTACTTTTAGGCACAACAACAAATCAAAACTTCTGATGTATGGAtatactatggaagcccgtttccaccactgaataaaaaatgaaaagggTTATTGCgacattttttttcctcagaattgcgtgatacaaactcacaattctgactgtttttctaaaaattgtgagatataaacttataattgcatgatataaactcataattgtgatttatgaagtcagaattgcgagatataaactcacaattcagaatataaaattgcattgtgagaaataaattcactgttctgacttttttcctcagaattgcgtaatactaactcgcaattctgattttattaaaattgtgagtttgtatcatgcaattctttttttttcttcacaaaattggactttgaaattggagtttatatctcaattctgaaggaaaaaaggaagaattgcgagttgtaaactcCAATTACAAAGCCCAACTTTGGGGAGGGGgctatcatgtaattctgagaaaagtgtcacaattacctttttttcagTAGAAACAGCAAAAAAAGTAGAAACGGGCCTCCACAGATATACAGTACACTATGTTGGTAAGGTGGAGTTTTTTTTGtcactcaccaaggctgcatttatttaataaaaaaatttgtgAAACAGTGatattttgaatgaattatttcaaataaatacattttaatatactttataatgtaattcagtgtcacatgaactgtTACCCATTCAAGTCCTTAGATCAAAaggttttaaagattaaaaatataaatttggtTAAATTATTCTagacttttgagtggcagtgtacatAGTCTGCATACGGTTAAAGTATGGAAGGGTTCGAATGGGTTTTCTTTAGGTCTTCAAAATGGCATTTCACAGCAAAATAGATCTTTTAGGAGATAAACCTCTCATAAAATAACTTTGATGAAGTTACAGGCCACCATTTATCAGATTTACTCCCTGAATACCTGAGACCTTTGATGAAGGTTTTGCAGGAGTGTTCAGAGTTATTCATCTCTTATCTAGTGACATTTTAACagttaaaaaaaggaaaagaaaaatacTAACGTCTCATTGACTCATACATCTTTGAGAGGGTCTCTTTATCCTCCTTAAGCCCCATGCATTCGGTCAAATATCTGTAAATGTCaaagaaaatactttttaacACCCTTCCATCTCAACTGCTAGAAGCTCTGAATGCTGAAGAAGAAACCTACGCCTCCATCTTGAGGCCAGCACGTGCAGCACTGTTGAGGATGGCGGTGAGGGCGATCTGAGATGGAGAAAAGAGGAGTCCGGCATCTGTCATTGCTGCTCTGTTAAGAAAGTCTTCTGCAGTCTTTCTCAGCATCTCTGGATTCTCTAACAATGGGTATCTGGTCTGAGAATACAGAAATCATACACTTAAATAATCCGTTTGgcaacttttacaaacttttgaGCAGCCTGACATAATAACATTGCCATCACCTTCAGGTCAATCAGAAAGCCCTCTAAGGGCCGATATGGATTGTGAATAACCAGATGAAAATTAAGCTGCTGGATAAGCAGCAGCTCATACTCTAGAATCTGTTCTAGAGCCCTGTCCTGTCCCGCTTGGCTCTCCTGAAGGTTTCCCACAAACTGAGTGCTGGACACATTAAACTCATCCACTTTACAGGAGAGATACGCACATGTCAACCTGCAAAAGTAGGACATGAAGGTCAGAAATGAAAAATCTCTAATAATTCCAGATCTTATAACTCAATACACTTACATTATCGTCCGAGGGTGATACTCCATTAAAGAGTTGTTCAAATAGAATCTTCGAAAATACATACAGGCTGTGCCctgaaaaacatacacaggtttGAAAACACAAAACCCCAGAACGCCACACTAGATGATCTCATCTTGAACTAATAAAAGTGATTTTTATTACCACAACTGATTTAGGCATCGCTGGCTTGAACATGGCACAGAAGTCTAGCAATCTCTTCTCGTAGTGTCTGAAAAGCACTTTCTCTTCTTGTTCATCAAGAAACATGGATTCATTTATTCCAGGCTGAAAAAGAGATGAAGTCAAAGTATGATTCATGTTTATGCGGTTAACAATAAATGACTGGATTCCTGTGCTttgtgatagatagatagatagatagatagatagatagatagatgatagatagatagatagatagatagatagatagatagatagatagatagatagatagatagaacaacagaatgatagataaaatagatagaacgataataTTTTGAAGACTTAAAGTAAGTAAAATCCCTGTAGCTTTCACTTACCTTACCACTGGACATGCCTTTTAAGCAGAACTTTCGATTAGCTTCTAGTCTTAATTTATCCAAACTGTCTTCTTTATCGTAAGTCCAGTATTTCTTCTGAGAGCTGTTGTGATACATGTTGAATACAAGGCTGCTGATGGAACAATACATCTGATTACACACTACAAACGGGCATTTTGACAAACTGTCAAGAAGTGTAGCAGAcgagtatatacaaataattgCATATTATTTACGAGTTACTAGTATGCAAGTTAGTGCAATGCACTACCGAGGCAGTTAACTAAGGCAATGTTTTCAAATCTCTTTAAAACTGAATCCTAAGGATTAAATATTTTAGTCTCACCCCTCCTGGGCACACGCTGACGTTCCGTCTGTGTATCAAAAATGGTCGTACAAATATTAAATGGTTTTAAGAGATTCGGCTATTGAGCTTTGTTTCAACCGAAGTTTCAGCAGTAGACATGCGCAAGAACACGTCGCATACGATTAACGCCACCTTTTAGTCGCCTTTCGATGATGTCGATTGTGTTCCTCACTCAAGAGTCTGATTCATTTATGTGAATCGACTCTTTCGAACAGTATGTTTAAAAGATCCGGATCAAACAAACAATTGAGCGATTCTTTTACTTCATGCTTTATGGATGTGAAATTCAGttcagtttagctccaacctaaacacacctgaaccagctaatcaaggtcttattAACGTTACTAGAAACTTTCATCCAGGTATTTTGGAGCAATTTGACGCtacactctgcaggacagtggccctaaAGGTGTTTATTCAAATCACATATTGTTTT
Protein-coding regions in this window:
- the ccnh gene encoding cyclin-H, with translation MYHNSSQKKYWTYDKEDSLDKLRLEANRKFCLKGMSSGKPGINESMFLDEQEEKVLFRHYEKRLLDFCAMFKPAMPKSVVGTACMYFRRFYLNNSLMEYHPRTIMLTCAYLSCKVDEFNVSSTQFVGNLQESQAGQDRALEQILEYELLLIQQLNFHLVIHNPYRPLEGFLIDLKTRYPLLENPEMLRKTAEDFLNRAAMTDAGLLFSPSQIALTAILNSAARAGLKMEAYLTECMGLKEDKETLSKMYESMRRMTSLVKAYELPKAEEVNACKQKLERIHAEFATNLKRKHGYEDDDHVVKRQMVAEEEWTDEDLDAL